GAGTTAAAACAGTTAGTTCGACGTAGCCCTGACAGTACGTTGCTTGAAGTGCGTAGTGAGGCCATTCGTTGGGAGCGAGAGGGGACCCCCGGGGGTGCAAGGGGACGTAGCTATTCCGTTCCAACGGCACATTGTATACAATATGGTGTGCATGGACAGTCGCAGCCTGGTAGTAACCTTCCAGGAGGGTCATCTGAGTTGCGTGAATTAAAGGAGATGATgaaaatgcaacaacaacaattaaatcAACTTACTCAAAGTTTAGCCCATATTCAGAGAACTCAACTGGGGGGTGGAGTACAGCGATTTAGTCATATTATTTGCAGGCGGTGTAACCAACCGGGACATTTCGCAAGAGAGTGCGAGGGGGAGCGTAGAGCTACCCGGTTTCAGTCTACCATGCCGGCAGGTCCACCCCGGGGAGGGGGACCGGCTCCAGCCAGCCAGCCGCCGGAAAACTAATACCCACCGAGCGGTTGAGCCACTGTTCGGTTGGGGAAGGGAGGGGCTCAAGTCACCTGATTAGCCCAGACTCACTTGCTCGTCTGGTGTCATCTTGTCCGCAGCTCGTTGTCCACATGGGAGGTGTTCCTGTGTCTTGTCTAGTGGACACTGGCTCTATGGTGACGACTGTCACAGAAAGTTGTTTTACTACTTATTTTAAGCCTTGGGGACCCGAACGTCTCCTTTCATGCCAGTGGTTGCAATTGCGAGCAGCGAACGGGTTGTCGATTCCGTATATAGGGTACCTGGAGTTAGATATTGAACTTTGTGGTCGGCTGATCTTGGGGTGTGGGGTCTTGGTGGTCCGGGATCCTCCTGGTGGTTTGGCTGGCCGAGTCCCTGGGGTTTTGGGGATGAATGTTTTGGGCCGCTGCTACCGGGAGCTCTTTGGCCAGCATGGCTCCGCCCTCTTTGAGCTACCGGCTGTGTCCCAGGCTCCTTCATTCATTACACAGGCACTGCAACACTGTCATCAGGCCGACATTAAGCCTGTCATAACTGTTAGGGGTCAAGTCAGGGTACGAGGTCGCCATGTGAATCGTATTCCCGGGGGGACATTAAAGCTGGTAGCTGCTACCTGTTCAACCCAGTATTCCAGTGGGGCAGTCTTATTTGAGCCACCAGAGGTAGGTCTCCCAGCAGGTTTGCTAGCATCCCCTGCCCTGGTGAGAGTGGTCCGAGGAACGGTATATATACCGGTAGTAAATGTCGGTACAACGGATATCGTTCTGTATCCACGAGTTACTATTGGTGCGTTAAGATGTGTGGATGTGGTGAGTTTGCCTTCTGAGGTTAGCGAGGTTCAGCCAGTGGCAGTGTCCGCAAGTGTACAGGCGGCTCAAGTTACTCCAGTGCAGGATCAGATTGATTCCCTTGATCTGTCTGTACTGCCAACGGCAGACCAGGTTAAAGTTCGGGCTTTGCTGTTAAACTATGAGTCGGTGTTTTCCACATATGAGGGGGACCTTGGGTGCACAGGTCTCATTTCTCACGACATACCCCTTGTAGACCATACTCCCATTAGGCAGCGACATCGGCGGATACCTCCATCCGAGTATGAGGTAGTGAAAGCGCACATAAATCAGCTCCTTGAGGCACAAATAATTAGGGAGAGCAGTAGTCCCTATGCATCACCCATTGTGCTCGTGAGAAAGAAGGATGGTAGTCTGCGCTTGTGTGTAGACTACCGCCGTCTGAATGCGAGTACAAGGAAGGATGCTTTTCCATTACCTCGTATCGAGGAGACCTTGGACTCACTGACGGGTGCCCAATGGTTTTCTACCATGGACCTCGCCAGTGGGTACAATCAGGTACCTGTTACGGAGGGGGATAGATACAAAACGGCCTTCTGTACTCCATTTGGCTTGTTCGAATGGAACAGGATGCCCTTTGGGCTGTGTAATGCTCCTAGCACCTTCCAGCGATTGATGCAAAGATTGTTTGGGGATCAACAGGGACAGTCCCTCCTTTTGTACCTCGATGATATAGTTGTGTTTTCGGCATCAGTAGATCAACATCTCTCTCGGATGGAGGTGGTCCTGAATCGCCTTCAGAGGGAGGGATTAAAAGCTAAATTGGGGAAATGTTCATTTTTCCAGAGGAAGGTAAAGTATTTGGGTCATGTGGTCTCATCTGAAGGGGTCGCTACAGACCCAAGTAAGGTTGAGGCAGTGACCCAGTGGCGTTGTCCCACTACTGCTGGCGAGGTGCGTTCCTTCCTGGGATTTGCCAGCTACTACCGTCGGTTCGTGGAGGGGTTTGCAAAAGTAGCTGCCCCGTTACATGGGCTAGTAGCAAGGCTGACCAATCCAAAACGTCGGAGGTGTTCGGAGCAGGACTTTGCCGATGCCTGGTCTATACAGTGTCAACAGAGCTTTGAGGAGTTGAAGCAGCGACTGTCTGTGGCCCCGGTGCTGGCCTATGCCGATTTCTCCTTGCCTTTCATCCTGGAGGTTGATGCCAGCTATGGGGGTTTGGGGGCAGTACTGTCCCAGGAGCAGGGAGGAAAGGTACGACCAATAGCATATGCTAGTCGTGGTCTTCGGCCCACTGAGCGCCGTATGGACAATTATAGCTCTATGAAACTGGAATTTCTGGCGCTCAAGTGGGCCATGACAGAAAAATTTAGGGAGTACCTGTTGGGCCATAAATGTCTGGTTTTTACAGACAACAACCCTCTCAGTCATGTTCTTACAGCCAAACTGGGTGCCACTGAACAGCGTTGGGCTGCTCAGTTGGCTGCTTTTGATTTTGAGATTAGGTATAGGTCCGGTCGCTGTAATAGAAATGCGGATGCCCTGTCTAGACAGAATCCACTTACAAGGGAGGACATCCAAAGTCTAGTGCCGGGGCAGGCTATCCCCGAAAGGATAGCTCAATTAGCCCATGGGGGACCGGTGGCCCAGGTGAGCCAGGTAACAGTGTTCCCAGGTCCACCCTTTGTAGATATGCGCTCAGGTCAGAGGGCCGATCTACATATTGCAGAACTGTTAAGGTTCTGGCGACGACAGGCACTCCCAACACCGGAAGAGCGCAAGCAGTTGCCAAAACCAGTGGTCACGATGCTTCGGCAGTGGGACCGATTGGTGGAGCAGGATGGGGTAATGTACCGTCGGGTGAGGCGCCCAGACGGTGGGGAAGAAACACTGCAGGTGTTATTGCCTATGGCTATGAAGGAGGAAGTTTTGACACAGTTACATCAGCAGCACGGACATCAGGGTGTGGAACGGACGACTCAGTTGGTGCGACAACGGTGCTATTGGCCAGACATGTCTTCTGAGATTGCACGTTGGTGCCAGCAATGTGAGAGGTGCCAGCATGCGAAGGGCCTTCCCTCGACACACCGTAGTTTCATGGGGCACTTGATGGCTTCACGGCCGAATGAAGTTCTGGCCATCGATTTTACAGTTCTGGAGCCTTCCCAGTCTGGTATTGAGAACGTTATGGTCATGACTGATGTATTCTCTAAATATACGTGGGGTGTGGCTACCAGAGATCAGCGGGCAGAGACTGTGGCACAGGTTCTGGTATCTGAATGGTTTTGCCGACTCGGTGTTCCAAGTCGTATCCATTCAGATCAGGGTCGGAACTTTGAGGCCACCCTTATCCAACAGCTTTGCCGCTTGTACGGTGTTGAGAAGTCTCGCACTACTCCGTACCATCCGGCTGGTAACGGACAGTGCGAGCGGTTTAATAGGACCTTGCACGATTTGTTGCGTTCTCTGCCCGACTCTCAGAAGGGCGACTGGCCGCTGTGTCTTCCCCAGGTGTTATTTTCATATAATAGTACCCCCCATCAGAGTACTGGAGAATCCCCGCACTTTTTGATGTTTGGCCAGGAACCTCGGCTCCCAGTGGATTTTCTGCTTGGGAGAGTCCAGGAGCCGGAGGCCGGCTGTGTGCAGAGGTGGGTATTAGAACACCAGAATAGGCTCAAAGTAGCTTTCGAGGGGGTGAGAGAGCAGCTAAGGACTGCGGCGGACCGCCGCAAGGCCCGTCATGATGGACAGGTCCGGGAGGTACCCTTACGGGAGGGTCAGTTGGTGCTCCTTCGAGCTTTTAATGTGAGAGGTAGACATAAGATACACGATCTCTGGGGCCCATTAGTATATCAGATTGTAAGAGCAGGTGAGCAGGTATATTCTATTGCACCAGTGGACAATCTGGGTAAAGTGAGACAAGTACATCGCTCTGCAATAAAGCCATGGGTTGGTAAAAGTCCTTTGGTTGACCCCCCTAAGTGTAGTATGCTGGAGCCAATAGCACCCACTGACGAAGAAGAGGAGACTGGAGATTGGTTTGTAGTAATACCTGAGACCCCTCAGGAGGGGCAAAGGTCAGTACCACCAGTTGAGACCCCATCAGGAGTTGCCGGAGAGGACCAAACTTTTACAGATGGTCTTCAAGAGGAGGCAGAGTATACAGAGGTTATAGTACCCGCCCCAGGTAATGTGATGGTGGGAGTAGGGTCACCAGAGATTACTCCTCTTGAGGATACAGGGGTTAGGCGTACAAGGAGGTTGATGGCAGGGTACCATTCAAATCCACATCACCTCCCTCGCACAATAGAAAGACCAAGGTACGAAGTGGGTACAGTCAATAGTCCGGTATCTAGTGCTGTGGTTGCCTGGTTTCGACCCTGGCATTAAAATCATAGATGTATAAAAAGTATTCATCGTCGGGCCGACGACGAAAATGTCAGGGGTAGATTGTGACCAGATGCTCTCCTCCCATGTTTGTATGGATactaatgatttaattagaatttgCCGCCTACAAATTCCCTTTTAGTTGGGGTGACGCGTCATTTCCGATTAGGCTATAAATAGCGCATATCCATTCATGTCGAGATGTACGTCACCTCCGATTGAGTGGGGGTTCCCATTTGCTTCCAACGTGCGGGTGATTTGACTGCGGCTGTATGCCAGCTTTTGCGTGCTCCTGAAATGATTTCTTTCGGTAAGCTGTTATTGCAGTTATTTGTGGGAACCAGCTCTCTGGTTGGGATTCTGACGAGTGGGTATGGGTCTTTCGTGTATTTCAGGCACATGTAAACCAACGTGTGACGCTACAGGATCAAAACAAATCAACGAGCGATCTAGAGTGGTTTGTTTTAAGTGATTGACATGGTTCTATCGGCGGGTGAGTCTTTTCCTTGTTGGGTCGAGACCATTGGGCATTCAGGCGGGCATTTAACCATTGTGTTTCCCTTCTAAGGTGTCTGAGATCTTTTCCTCTCTGCCTTTCTTCCGTATTTAATGCGAGGAATCGCCGTTGTCCTAACCTACTGTTTTGTGGTTTTTGTCTGTTTCATTTAGTCTGATTTGTAAGAGTGGTTTGTTATGTGGGTTGGATGATGTTATtagtaatttgttttgtttttttgtttctttgttttgagaTTGTGTTAGTGTGAATTATAGTTTTCAGTGAAGTGTTTTTGGATTAttagtatttgtgtttttttgctgtttatatTGACTTCATTGTGATTTTTCTAATCgtgatctctttcttttttttgtgtatgtgtgagcaACTGTAAACTCTCTTTCTGCTAGATGCCAGGGGCTTCAGTCAGGAATCCTCCTTTTCCTCAGCGTGCTGGTGGTGGTTTTGAACACTGGGTGCTGTGTGCAGTGAGACGCACcgattttgtgtgtgagtgataaGTTTACTCTACAGTGTGTGGTTTGGTTCCTTGTTCTTTAGCCCGTGGCTGAAAAGCTTTTGAGTGtaaggttttattgtatgtttattttgtagtGATTGACTTTTGAATGATTGTAAAACTCCTCTGCCTCTATAACACATACATTCGATGGTCAGATGCCGTGAGGAGTTTTGCCTGGTACGCCCGGTTTACTCCTGTCtgcttttaataataaagaactcCTTTTGTATGATTTGCATGTCTGTTCCTTACTAGTGCAACGAACTTGTGTGTCTTAAGATAAAGGGTATCATTCATTCTCTGATGTCAGAGTGGCGTAGTCGGTTTTTGTAAAGTTGCAGTTATTCTATTCTAAAAAGCTAGGCCCTAGTGCCCCACGAATTACGAGCTCCCCTCGTTCTGCCACAAGAAGGAAGCCAGTGTCCTTATTGAGACCAATATATTCAGTACTGTCGCCCGTATAGATGCGCGCTTTTCCTGACCTCAGCCGTTGTAAATCCAAGCCCAAATCTTGTGCGATATTTCCCACAATAGCGCCTTTAGCCATTTCTTCTGGAATTGAGTAACTAACTTGTCCTCGTGCAGAATGAAGCAGGGCGACGGAAAACAATACCGCGTACCACATCACGAgaccctgcattttttttttcgatATCCCTAACAaactactgagaaaaaaaaattctcacagaTTTCGAAGTGAGGTCTTGTaaagagaaaatattaaaatcaagttCTTTAAATTCCAGTAAGTACAAAACGTCGCATTTGTTTCAAGACAATATTGAGCGATCTGGAAGCGTTTCCTCCTTTCCTCTCTCACTGTGACTATGGGATGATGGGCCAGGGTTTAAAACACAATCAGACAAAAGTTCTACGTTGACAAACAGCGGCCCTGTGAGTCTAATCCGAGCACTACATATAAAATCATAACAAACTCATTTTTTGCACatagaaaaaaagatgaatggaTCAAAACGtttgtcaaaataaatgaataaaaataaagagtaaTGGAAAGAAAGAATTTTAGACCGTATTTAAATCTAATCTATTAAACTGTCAAGACTACAATCTGGCGCTGTCCAAGATGTGGTCCTGAAATCAATCCAAATTGGTGTTTTAGCAAGACAACGAATAATAAAGGAGGGGGGTAATAATaatgccaattattattattatttttactataactATTGTTTTCACCATTTTTTAccgaatatttttatttgatttgttggtttgtttgttttgtgaagtATAAAATATTGTTCTTACCGATGTCGAATGTTCATTTTGCAAACCGCTATTTTTCTTGATTGTGTGCTGCATCGTCTCAGCGAAACTCGGGTCCACCATTAAAACATTCTGTCCACCGAGTGTAGAAAACTTACAGTCACTCTTCCTCGAGTCAGTCGTCATGCACACTTCATAATTATACCCGTGCGGCAGAGTTCCAGTCACTCCTGTGTCTGCGTAATGCGGTGGATAGTACGGAATAACAGGCAGATTGGACTGATATAAGAATCGAGATTGCCTCCATCTGTAAATCTTTACTGATATTATAACAACCACGGaagtgataaataaaaaagaaacagcgGCCAGTGCAAGAACTAAATAAAACGTCAGGTTCTCGTCATATTGTTTTTTGTGCGTAAAGTCTGTGAACTCTGACAGCACTTCAGGAAAGCTGTCAGCCACAGCCACGTTAATGGAGACCACAGCTGAGCGAGAGGGCTGTCCGTTATCCTCCACAACAACAGTAAGTTTTTGTTTGAATGCATCTTTATCAGTCACTTGTCGCACAGTTCgtatttctccattctgtaaaCCCACTTCAAATAGCGCTCTGTCTGTAGCTTTCTGTAGTTTATATGAGAGCCAGGCATTTTGTCCAGAGTCCACATCAACAGCCACCACTTTAGTGACCAGATATCCAACCTCTGCAGCACGAGGCACAATCTCAGCCACCACAGAAGCACCAGTCTGTACTGGATACAGAACCTGAGGAGCGTTGTCATTTTGATCTTTAATAGTAATTTTCACTGTCACGTTACTGCTGAGCGGGGGAGAGCCTCCATCTTGCGCTTTTACCCGGAAGTGGAAATCTTTCAGTTGTTCGTAGTCAAAAGAGCGCACAGCTGTAATCAGTCCGCTGTCAGGTTGAACTGACACATATGATGAGACATAGACTCCATTAACAGTGCTGTCttctagaatataagaaacacGGGCATTCTGATTCCAATCAGCATCACTGGCTTTAACGGTAAATATAGAGAGACCAGGTGTGTTATTCTCCAGCACATAGGCCTCATAGTGACTTTTCTCAAATACAGGAGCATTGTCATTCACATCTGTTATCTGCACACGAAGAGAGACATTGCTGGATAGTGCTGGCACTCCCTCATCAGTACATATTACAGTTATATTGTACTCAGCTTCTCGCTCTCTGTCCAATTCCTGCTCTGTTTGCAAGCTAAAGAAGTTACTAGACGGAGAAGTAATAGAAAAAGACATGTCGTCATTTAAGACGCACTGAACCTGACCATTTGAACCTGAATCAAGATCATCAACATTTAGTACTGAAATAACAGTCCCGGACTTTGACCCTTCAGATACTGAATGTGAACTAGAAACTATATTAATATTAGGCGAATTATCATTGATGTCCAGAACATCGATGATGACTTTGCATGCATTAGAGAGTCCTCCTTGATCTTTTCCCTGAATATTAAGTTCATAATGGTTGACCCTTTCATAGTCAATGTGGCCGTTTAATATTAACTCACCACTTTTTTCATTAATAAGAAACATGTCGGCGACATTTTTGTTCACTGTGTCAGATATGTAGTACGTCACTACACTGTTTGATCCTTCGTCTGCATCAGATGCGCTCACGACTGTTAACACAGTACCTTTTGGTGCGTTTTCTGTTATGGTGGTTTTATATACCTTTTGCGTAAAAACAGGAGCATTGTCATTAATATCTAGCACAGTGATGTGTATCTGTACAGTGCCAGAAAGCACTGGATCGCCTCCATCAAACGCTTCTAACAATAAAGTAAATGAGCTTTGCGTTTCTCTGTCGAGTGGCTTTTCTAAAATCATCTCGACGTTTTTACTACCGTCTGCCTGACTGTGCAATTCAAGCTGGAATTTATCAGCCGGTTTCAGCGAGTAGCTTTGAAGATCATTTGTTCCTACATCCGCATCAAAAGCTCCCCCAAGCATAAAACCTGCACCCGCCACCGCCGATTCGCTGATCTCAAAGCTAAAGTCCTTTTTCTGGAAACTCGGAGCGTTATCATTTATATCCATGATTTCTATTGTAATCGTGTAGAATTCCATCGGGTTTTCCAAAATCATTTGAAGATGTAAAGCACACGGAGTTGTTTTTGCACAAAGAGATTCGCGATCCATTTTCTCTCTAATAAGCAGCAATCCAGTGTTTCTGTTCAGTTCGATGTATTCTGTACTGTCTCTTGTGTAAATTCTCGCTTTTCCTGATTTCAGTCGTTGCAAATCCAAGCCCAAATCCTGCGCAATATTTCCGACCATCGATCCTTTTGATATTTCTTCAGGAATGGAGTAACTGACCTGTCCTCGGGCAAAGTGAACCAGAAGAGTAAAAAACAGCATCGAGCGTCTTATCATTGCATCAGGCATTGTCTCAGTTGCACCGAGGATCGAATAAGAAACAATTCTCTATCAGTGTATCGTTTCAgcctataaaattaaataaaaattgactgacttGAATTATTTGTGTACTCGCCGAATGGGTTTTCTACAGGAAATCCGTGCTAGAAAATAATTTCTGAGACGGTTGCTCTTCTTCCTTTCTCTCTGATGTTATGTGATGCTGGGGGTGGGTCTGTAAAATACAGTTTCTCATCCATTTGTCGACGAACAGCGGCCCTCTGAGCGTAAATTAGGAATTGCAAAtcaagtttatatatttatgcctAAAGTGAATTTTATCAACGGTATGTATTGTTTTCTAGGCCTATTACTCATGTAAAACCAGTCATATGAATTCTCCGacgattaaataaataattctgttgGAACCACGAAGGCAAACGTTAAGAATAACCCTGAAAGCAatttagcaaaataataatacttcaaATGAAAGCACACAATGAAGACCACAGTCCTCTGTTTAGCAGTAGCGGTTTTCATCAAATGAGGCGCTGTTCAACAACGGTGGTGCTGAAATATATCAACATGCCCATGCATTGTATCAAATTAATTACGTAGTTTCCAATAAATCACTTTAcaatgatcatcatcatcatcatcatcatcatcatcatcattaattatttttgtttgttttttacacgcAGCCTGCATCAAAAAGCTTAATGCAAATAGGGACTCATTGGTCTACCACTAAGGCTATTtcgacaaaataaaataaaataaaataaaataaaaagaggccAATTCTCTGAGTCTTACAACACATCCAAAAATGTGCAAGAACAAACTGTGTGACCGTCAGGCACACTGAATTGTTTCATTTCCCTTTAGAACAAACATATCAACATTACTGGCACCAGTTCTagtgaaagaaaagaagaagcagaaaaaaaagatgtgtgAGTAATTGTTTATCCAAAACCTAAAACTACACGTCATCGCTCAGTTCTccaatgctatttatttatttatttatttataatctacGTCAGCAACCATATTACTTGTCTTttcaattaacaat
Above is a window of Carassius auratus strain Wakin chromosome 35, ASM336829v1, whole genome shotgun sequence DNA encoding:
- the LOC113054233 gene encoding protocadherin beta-16-like isoform X13, whose product is MPDAMIRRSMLFFTLLVHFARGQVSYSIPEEISKGSMVGNIAQDLGLDLQRLKSGKARIYTRDSTEYIELNRNTGLLLIREKMDRESLCAKTTPCALHLQMILENPMEFYTITIEIMDINDNAPSFQKKDFSFEISESAVAGAGFMLGGAFDADVGTNDLQSYSLKPADKFQLELHSQADGSKNVEMILEKPLDRETQSSFTLLLEAFDGGDPVLSGTVQIHITVLDINDNAPVFTQKVYKTTITENAPKGTVLTVVSASDADEGSNSVVTYYISDTVNKNVADMFLINEKSGELILNGHIDYERVNHYELNIQGKDQGGLSNACKVIIDVLDINDNSPNINIVSSSHSVSEGSKSGTVISVLNVDDLDSGSNGQVQCVLNDDMSFSITSPSSNFFSLQTEQELDREREAEYNITVICTDEGVPALSSNVSLRVQITDVNDNAPVFEKSHYEAYVLENNTPGLSIFTVKASDADWNQNARVSYILEDSTVNGVYVSSYVSVQPDSGLITAVRSFDYEQLKDFHFRVKAQDGGSPPLSSNVTVKITIKDQNDNAPQVLYPVQTGASVVAEIVPRAAEVGYLVTKVVAVDVDSGQNAWLSYKLQKATDRALFEVGLQNGEIRTVRQVTDKDAFKQKLTVVVEDNGQPSRSAVVSINVAVADSFPEVLSEFTDFTHKKQYDENLTFYLVLALAAVSFLFITSVVVIISVKIYRWRQSRFLYQSNLPVIPYYPPHYADTGVTGTLPHGYNYEVCMTTDSRKSDCKFSTLGGQNVLMVDPSFAETMQHTIKKNSGLQNEHSTSQKPPNADWRFPPNQRPGPSGQHRFHTLQQRWTPYEKSRAGAHPDEAGASAGVIAGTRPWPNPPTEAEQFQAMMVAANVSEATATLGPRYNPQYGPDYRQNVFIPGSTATLMANPQQQVPQQALPPPQALPPVEAPKAAQTPASKKKPTKKDKK
- the LOC113054233 gene encoding protocadherin beta-16-like isoform X20, coding for MPDAMIRRSMLFFTLLVHFARGQVSYSIPEEISKGSMVGNIAQDLGLDLQRLKSGKARIYTRDSTEYIELNRNTGLLLIREKMDRESLCAKTTPCALHLQMILENPMEFYTITIEIMDINDNAPSFQKKDFSFEISESAVAGAGFMLGGAFDADVGTNDLQSYSLKPADKFQLELHSQADGSKNVEMILEKPLDRETQSSFTLLLEAFDGGDPVLSGTVQIHITVLDINDNAPVFTQKVYKTTITENAPKGTVLTVVSASDADEGSNSVVTYYISDTVNKNVADMFLINEKSGELILNGHIDYERVNHYELNIQGKDQGGLSNACKVIIDVLDINDNSPNINIVSSSHSVSEGSKSGTVISVLNVDDLDSGSNGQVQCVLNDDMSFSITSPSSNFFSLQTEQELDREREAEYNITVICTDEGVPALSSNVSLRVQITDVNDNAPVFEKSHYEAYVLENNTPGLSIFTVKASDADWNQNARVSYILEDSTVNGVYVSSYVSVQPDSGLITAVRSFDYEQLKDFHFRVKAQDGGSPPLSSNVTVKITIKDQNDNAPQVLYPVQTGASVVAEIVPRAAEVGYLVTKVVAVDVDSGQNAWLSYKLQKATDRALFEVGLQNGEIRTVRQVTDKDAFKQKLTVVVEDNGQPSRSAVVSINVAVADSFPEVLSEFTDFTHKKQYDENLTFYLVLALAAVSFLFITSVVVIISVKIYRWRQSRFLYQSNLPVIPYYPPHYADTGVTGTLPHGYNYEVCMTTDSRKSDCKFSTLGGQNVLMVDPSFAETMQHTIKKNSGLQNEHSTSQKPPNADWRFPPNQRPGPSGAGAHPDEAGASAGVIAGTRPWPNPPTEAEQFQAMMVAANVSEATATLGPRYNPQYGPDYRQNVFIPGSTATLMANPQQQVPQQALPPPQALPPVEAPKAAQTPASKKKPTKKDKK